One stretch of Psilocybe cubensis strain MGC-MH-2018 chromosome 6, whole genome shotgun sequence DNA includes these proteins:
- a CDS encoding Transforming growth factor beta regulator 1: MSPPTNGIPASSGEQEPQQGIAEKYMSLKRRFDQLEEESNSGSNGSGEPRTGIREEREFLLGKMTELEQTSQIHLNTVVPQDSMSTGNQNTNASVTDHKAQNGQNLLSPSRTSRMQSQRHAEGTESTNDTAMMDMSGNQLSNQGGDVHMQDGQAQNVQNSASTQREATVTSPRRETRSTRQTRSSRNDGTVIAAVAAATAEAEAAAASQAQSVGRASVTQSPPTTSTSPSSTLAHALGPTPMHSTKDMTSVSPQPHMQHTPSMESILKVAEAAVAAQNAAAAANQAAKSGPSSGTDANLDPSLTSGTNKAGQSTSKDANGHNALAAKPPTVNTSTTPSNNTTPSSSTATPTSATPTPTSSLSNNPYLSLTTNLLARTGGTSASPTGHPMMMPYPMFYPPGTPVTPNSPSYPMAYNPYYYLAAPMVPGPSNMYAPPPATIPSPSQQRSPPEPQKPVKAKRLKSHTVTTKSFSIPMVPRDKKGKPMLPLNVGIMTVISLGDVCMREHFHTERYIFPVGYEVTRRYLSTVDPTIEVVYHCTILDGGDGPKFQIIPSDRPDKPIIAGTATGAWSNIVKQANAIRNRQHSNSVSGPDFFGLGQNTIKHLIQQLPNADRLRDYVWQNFVEGGPLGGRHAAVIPALPEEYDASMPIGAYYPKRDLSDPNVPRGLSHYPQHIIAQAEAQRAQKLLTQQQQQQQQQQDPAVAGPSGASSISQPQQPQQPQQQQQQPQQQQTSQVPQMPAQVDVGAVSGILNIHEYQPMQAQSSGKRATRNDATASSTPSTTGRNTRAAARGNQQQQQQQQEQQQQQQQQQVQLLAQQHFQQQFLQSQQVPVNGTEGFPSLAADGTMPTTFAGIMNAYPAPGVSSTANGVSNSSVASS, encoded by the exons ATGTCGCCACCAACCAACGGTATTCCTGCTTCGTCGGGGGAACAAGAACCACAGCAGGGTATAGCGGAAAAATATATGAGTTTAAAGCGTCGTTTTGATCAGTTGGAGGAG GAGAGTAACTCAGGATCAAATGGATCAGGTGAACCCCGTACAGGAATACGCGAGGAACGAGA GTTTCTTCTCGGGAAGATGACTGAGCTAGAACAAACGTCTCAAATTCACCTCAATACCGTTGTACCCCAAGACTCAATGTCAACCGGCAACCAAAACACAAACGCGTCTGTTACTGATCACAAAGCAC AAAACGGCCAAAATCTGTTATCACCATCGAGGACGAGCAGGATGCAATCTCAGAGACACGCAGAAGGCACAGAGAGCACAAATGACACGGCCATG ATGGATATGTCTGGCAATCAGCTCTCAAATCAAGGAGGGGATGTACACATGCAGGATGGGCAAG CTCAAAATGTCCAGAACTCTGCGTCTACACAGCGCGAAGCAACAGTCACTTCACCTCGACGAGAAACAAGATCTACACGGCAGACTCGCAGTTCCAGAAATGATGGGACAGTTATTGCAGCAGTCGCGGCCGCCACCGCAGAAGCAGAGGCTGCAGCTGCTTCACAAGCACAGTCTGTAGGTAGAGCATCTGTGACT CAGTCCCCACCGACAACCTCAACATCTCCTTCCTCAACGCTAGCGCACGCCCTTGGCCCAACTCCTATGCATTCTACCAAAGACATGACATCTGTCAGCCCTCAACCACATATGCAACATACGCCCTCCATGGAAAGCATTTTGAAAGTGGCAGAAGCAGCGGTCGCTGCGCAGAACGCCGCTGCCGCGGCTAATCAGGCTGCGAAGTCCGGCCCTAGTTCAGGCACAGACGCAAATTTAGACCCAAGTTTAACGTCTGGTACCAATAAAGCCGGACAAAGCACATCCAAGGACGCCAATGGACACAACGCCTTGGCCGCAAAGCCACCTACCGTGAATACTTCAACAACCCCTTCGAACAATACTACTCCTAGTAGTTCTACAGCGACCCCGACAAGCGCTACTCCCACTCCAACGTCAAGCCTCAGTAATAATCCATACCTCAGCCTGACTACCAACCTACTGGCACGTACTGGTGGCACTTCGGCTTCGCCAACAGGGCACCCCATGATGATGCCCTACCCGATGTTTTACCCACCTGGCACACCAGTCACACCGAACAGTCCTTCATATCCGATGGCATATAATCCTTACTATTACCTTGCTGCACCGATGGTACCTGGTCCCAGCAATATGTACGCTCCACCACCTGCAACCATACCCTCGCCCTCCCAGCAACGCTCGCCACCGGAGCCCCAGAAACCAGTTAAGGCTAAACGACTAAAATCGCATACGGTTACCACCAAAAGTTTCAGTATTCCGATGGTACCTCGCGACAAGAAGGGAAAGCCCATGCTGCCGCTTAATGTCGGTATCATGACTGTCATTAGTCTGGGTGATGTATGTATGCGCGAGCATTTCCATACAGAACGGTATATCTTTCCTGTGGGGTATGAGGTCACACG GCGGTACCTCTCGACAGTTGATCCTACAATCGAAGTGGTTTACCATTGCACCATTCTGGATGGGGGCGATGGACCCAAATTCCAGATTATTCCCTCAGATAGACCAGACAAACCCATTATAGCCGGTACTGCTACAGGTGCTTGGTCAAACATCGTGAAACAAGCTAACGCCATCCGTAATCGTCAACACTCTAACTCGGTATCAGGCCCAGATTTCTTCGGCCTTGGTCAGAACACTATCAAACATCTTATCCAGCAGCTACCCAATGCTGATCGTTTACGCGACTATGTATGGCAAAATTTCGTCGAGGGAGG GCCTCTTGGTGGAAGACATGCAGCTGTTATCCCGGCTCTTCCGGAAGAGTATGATGCATCGATGCCCATTGGGGCGTACTACCCCAAAAGGGATCTTTCAGACCCTAATGTTCCTAGGGGATTGTCGCATTATCCTCAACACATAATCGCCCAGGCAGAAGCACAGAGAGCGCAGAAACTCCTtacgcagcagcagcaacaacaacaacaacaacaagatcCAGCCGTTGCGGGGCCATCGGGAGCTTCTTCAATATCTCAGCCacaacaaccacaacaacctcagcaacagcaacagcaaccacaacaacagcaaacCTCTCAAGTGCCACAGATGCCAGCCCAGGTAGACGTTGGTGCTGTATCCGGAATCCTGAATATCCACGAATATCAACCAATGCAAGCTCAATCTTCTGGAAAACGAGCCACCAGGAATGATGCGACAGCATCATCTACGCCATCGACAACTGGGCGAAACACCAGGGCAGCTGCTCGCGGGaatcagcagcaacaacaacaacaacaagagcaacagcagcagcagcagcagcagcaagtgCAACTACTAGCCCAACAACACTTCCAACAACAGTTTTTACAGTCTCAGCAGGTTCCGGTCAATGGTACCGAGGGTTTCCCAAGTCTCGCCGCTGACGGTACGATGCCGACAACATTTGCTGGCATTATGAACGCATACCCTGCTCCAGGCGTATCTTCTACCGCTAATGGTGTTTCTAATTCCTCAGTAGCGTCAAGCTAG
- a CDS encoding putative carboxylesterase M8, producing MTTPPSQKSTLHYKLLNGTTPISFDVYFPDPISPIVISTDSESGPIPIPVVIYFHGGGLCVGNRESWFPTWLYRRVISLGYAFLSADHRLLPPATGHEIVQDLKDLFYFLSTTEVSIHPYKFKLDTNKIAVSGSSAGGLCAYLAAMHCSPKPKAIVSMYGMGGNFLTPHYFTPKEKPFFRGRDLLDPADFSDYLYPFPNGPLPPLSESHLAYHPQTYRIPGYPANKRMLLSRLYLQLGVYLDYYTGMHQPSLSLSLRQHTVEDTPGRLVAPEHHSLFPQLQMTGENPWPPTMLLHGKLDTAVPVGESRYLKDLLLSANVPVELVEFDEQEHNFDYQPDAEERWAEKFDGVKYFLKKHLGSEAEVILD from the exons ATGACAACCCCACCGAGCCAGAAAAGCACTCTGCACTACAAATTGCTAAACGGCACAACACCTATCTCGTTCGATGTCTATTTCCCTGATCCAATTTCGCCAATTGTCATTTCTACCGATTCAGAGAGTGGACCCATACCTATACCCGTGGTGATATATTTTCATGGTGGAGGCCTATGCGTTGGGAACAGGGAAAGCTGGTTTCCCACCTGGCTATACC GACGCGTCATCTCACTTGGATATGCCTTTTTATCTGCCGACCACCGTCTGCTACCCCCAGCAACAGGCCATGAGATAGTTCAAGACCTCAAAGATCTATTTTACTTTCTTTCTACCACGGAGGTTTCGATACATCCGTACAAATTCAAGCTCGACACTAACAAAATAGCCGTCTCAGGATCGAGTGCCGGAGGACTATGCGCCTACTTAGCAGCCATGCACTGCTCCCCAAAGCCCAAAGCCATCGTCAGCATGTATGGCATGGGTGGAAATTTTCTT ACGCCCCACTACTTCACGCCTAAGGAAAAACCCTTTTTCCGCGGTCGCGACCTCCTCGACCCAGCTGATTTTTCCGACTACCTCTACCCATTCCCAAATGGACCTCTTCCGCCTCTATCTGAATCTCACCTGGCGTACCATCCACAAACATACCGCATCCCTGGCTATCCTGCCAACAAGCGCATGCTTCTCTCACGGCTTTACCTCCAGCTTGGTGTCTACCTTGATTACTACACAGGTATGCACCAACCTAGCCTGAGCCTGTCGCTCCGACAACACACCGTCGAGGACACGCCAGGACGCCTTGTAGCACCCGAGCATCACTCCCTTTTCCCTCAACTGCAGATGACCGGTGAGAATCCCTGGCCCCCAACGATGTTGTTGCACGGTAAACTCGATACCGCCGTTCCGGTGGGCGAATCCCGGTATCTGAAAGACCTACTGCTCTCAGCGAACGTACCGGTCGAGCTGGTAGAATTCGACGAACAGGAGCACAACTTTGATTACCAGCCCGACGCCGAAGAGCGGTGGGCGGAAAAATTCGATGGTGTGAAatatttcttgaagaagCATCTAGGATCAGAAGCTGAAGTTATACTTGACTGA
- a CDS encoding ATP-binding cassette transporter abc4 — protein sequence MLLSTSEWQIPIVDMGGLPAMKVQGVIEDIILNKSLVIPFYCAGFFATIQILHALISTFRRNAATSPASAPDESHVDSGSGFLQSRIHELGGRRMFAFYLARLTGCIALSILSAISLQTCQNDPINLDSTDWLGCPETYVFMTFLYSTLLALTSILIDKWSILATRYNIVLLLVTLAVYAARDVWPLATVEEIPMDTAYGNLLWVRIAILAVTALIVPLFIPRRYIPIDPKDPMPVTNDEQTCSIFALFVYTYLDPVILLGYRVPHLRFDQLPPLSDSDYAKHLTNFAFPHLDVFKGAKRRHLFFGLMRVFRKEYTIVGFTIIMQGLFQFLSPIGVNRILIYLETNGENATVRPWFWILCLFCGPFFRAIAFQWYIFIATRTLVRTEAILTQLVFEHSLRIRIKAETADTHDGPGVTDSDVDMTVGTPDTSSIAESASPESENDAASVSTEGISRTASEATVTGSSIKKGKTKSGSTGSPPPSKEERGKPDDANLIGKINNLVTSDLNNIVEARDFIHLFVSVPLQVTLCVVFLYQLLGWSAFVGLFTIVALFPVPGYIAKLIQGAQRVRMKKTDARIQDITEAVNVMRMVKLFGWEQRMSKRIEEKREDELQSIWRLKVLSALNGIVNYLIPTITMIATYTAYTMIMKGELTPSKIFSSITVFNILRLQLNRISYQVTALIQGKVSLDRMDEFLKKTELLDAFSENQPSIPDTHDKSVIGFKNATFSWSFEPKDGSLTPRSRSFRLRINEELAFKPDCINLIIGPTGSGKTSMLMALLGEMHFIPSNPDSWFNLPRADGVAFAAQESWVQNETIRENILFGSPYNETRYKKVIRQCALERDLELFEAGDATEVGEKGLTLSGGQKARITLARAVYSPAKILLLDDVLAALDVHTSTWIVNQCFRGDLIKGRTVLLVTHNVALATPIAEYIVSLAQDGSVKARDNDIAMAIAHDPDLAKEMELDGQRLDVANQEVTSLAKKDTPSNGKLIMKEEIAEGHVTWKSIKLFLSGLGGNYPFVFFSLWLSGNILTDWITTLQTWFLGYWGSQYENHAPSEVHAFYYLATYSSLLLGAAIMYTSAYMYFIYGSMRAARVINASLVGSVLSSTLRWLDETPTGRIIARCTQDIRAVDGVVPQSFADLTELAISMVTKIGVIVIFTPLFLAPGLGVAALGLYLGNMYLKAQLSVKREMSNARSPLLAHFSAAIQGIVSIRAYNAQQPFKAESLKRIDHYVRIARMSYNLNRWIGIRIDLLGDIFTASLASYLVYGHALGAANTGFSLNLAVDFCSMILWWVRFFNEFEVQANSLERIQGFIDIEHEPKPTEDGKPPAAWPTSGDLRVENLSARYSQTGPKVLHDLSFHIKSGERIGIVGRTGSGKSSLTLSLLRCIITEGTVYYDGLATDKINLDALRSNITIIPQTPELLSGTLRRNLDPFEQHGDAVLNDALRAAGLFSLQEELGEARLTLDSNIASAGSNLSVGQKQILALARAMVRGSKLLILDEATSAIDYTTDSVIQTTLRHHLPPDVTVITVAHRLQTIMDADKIVEFDKPLSLLKKEGSVLKALVDESGDKDTLYAMAESAVTFSK from the exons ATGCTCCTCTCAACGTCGGAGTGGCAGATACCCATTGTTGATATGGGCGGATTGCCAGCCATGAAGGTGCAGGGGGTGATTGAAGACAT AATTTTGAACAAATCTCTTGTTATTCCATTCTATTGTGCTGGCTTCTTCGCTACTATCCAGATCCTACATGCTTTGATATCAACCTTCCGAAGGAATGCAGCGACGTCTCCGGCCAGTGCTCCCGATGAATCGCATGTCGATAGTGGAAGTGGTTTTCTGCAGTCTCGAATTCATGAATTAGGAGGCCGGAGGatgtttgctttttatctGGCACGCCTTACTGGCTGTATTGCGCTATCCATTTTATCAGCAATATCTCTACAGACATGTCAAAACGATCCGATAAACTTGGATTCGACAGATTGGCTAGGTTGCCCAGAAACATACGTATTTATGACATTT TTGTATTCCACCCTTTTGGCTCTAACGTCAATTTTGATTGACAAATGGAGTATATTGGCGACCAGATACAATATTGTTCTCTTGTTAGTCACTCTTGCAGTATACGCTGCCAGAGACGTGTGGCCTTTAGCTACCGTTGAGGAGATCCCGATGGATACAGCCTACGGTAACCTTCTCTGGGTTCGAATTGCAATTCTTGCAGTAACCGCATTGATTGTTCCATTGTTCATTCCTCGACGCTATATTCCCATTGACCCAAAG GACCCTATGCCAGTCACGAATGACGAACAAACGTGCTCCATTTTCGCGCTGTTTGTGTACACTTATCTTGACCCTGTCATCCTCTTGGGATATCGCGTGCCGCATCTGCGTTTCGACCAATTGCCACCATTATCTGATTCGGATTATGCAAAACACCTAACTAATTTCGCATTTCCG CATTTGGACGTGTTCAAAGGCGCCAAGCGACGGCACCTCTTCTTTGGTTTGATGCGCGTGTTCA GAAAGGAGTATACGATTGTAGGGTTTACCATCATAATGCAAGGGCTCTTCCAGTTCTTGTCCCCCATTGGGGTAAACCGTATCCTAAT CTATCTCGAAACAAACGGCGAGAACGCTACGGTTCGACCGTGGTTCTGGATACTCTGTCTTTTCTGCGGCCCATTTTTCCGTGCCATCGCCTTTCAGTGGTACATCTTCATCGCAACAAGGACACTTGTTCGCACCGAGGCGATACTCACGCAGCTGGTGTTTGAGCATAGTCTTCGCATACGCATCAAAGCGGAGACGGCTGATACGCATGATGGCCCGGGCGTGACAGACTCCGACGTCGATATGACGGTCGGCACTCCAGATACGTCGTCCATTGCCGAAAGCGCCTCGCCGGAAAGTGAAAATGATGCAGCTAGCGTCTCGACGGAAGGTATCTCCAGGACAGCCTCGGAAGCGACCGTTACCGGGTCGTCCATCAAGAAAGGGAAGACAAAGTCTGGCTCGACTGGATCGCCACCTCCCTCTAAAGAGGAGAGGGGGAAGCCAGACGACGCAAATTTGATTGGGAAGATCAACAACTTGGTCACGTCAGATTTGAATAACATTGTTGAAGCTAGAGATTTTATACATCTTT TTGTTTCGGTTCCTCTTCAGGTTACACTCTGTGTCGTTTTTCTTTACCAGTTACTAGGGTGGAG TGCCTTTGTTGGACTCTTTACCATAGTAGCGCTCTTCCCTGTGCCTGGGTACATTGCAAAATTGATTCAAGGTGCCCAGAGGGTCAGGATGAAGAAG ACCGATGCTCGTATTCAAGATATTACCGAGG CTGTGAACGTTATGCGAATGGTTAAGCTATTTGGCTGGGAACAAAGGATGTCCAAGCGGAtcgaagagaaaagagaggaCGAGCTTCAATCGATCTGGAGACTCAAG GTTCTCAGCGCATTAAACGGGATTGTAAA CTATCTTATTCCGACAATTACAATGATCGCCACCTACACTGCGTACACAATGATTATGAAAGGGGAACTTACAC CATCAAAAATCTTTTCAAGTATCACTGTGTTCAACATTTTGAGACTGCAACTCAACCGGATATCGTACCAAGTTACAGCTTTGATTCAAG GCAAGGTATCGCTGGACCGCATGGACGAATTTTTGAAGAAAACCGAATTGTTGGATGCGTTCTCGGAAAATCAACCATCCATCCCCGACACTCATGATAAGAGTGTGATAGGATTCAAGAACGCTACCTTTTCCTGGTCTTTCGAGCCAAAGGATGGCTCGCTCACCCCTAGAAGCCGTTCCTTCAGACTCAGAATCAACGAGGAACTCGCGTTTAAACCAGATTGTATAAATCTCATTATTGGCCCAAC GGGTTCTGGGAAAACGTCTATGCTAATGGCGCTTCTTG GCGAAATGCATTTCATTCCATCTAATCCCGATTCGTGGTTTAACCTCCCCCGGGCAGATGGTGTGGCATTTGCTGCTCAGGAATCTTGGGTCCAAAATGAGACTATTCGGGAGAATATATTATTTGGTTCCCCCTATAACGAGACGCGTTACAAAAAAG TAATTCGCCAGTGCGCTCTTGAAAGAGACCTGGAATTGTTTGAAGCTGGAGATGCAACCGAGGTTGGTGAAAAGGGGCTTACTTTGAG TGGTGGGCAAAAG GCACGCATTACTCTAGCACGTGCAGTCTACTCACCTGCGAAGATCCTCTTACTGGATGACGTATTAGCCGCACTGGACGTCCATAC GTCTACCTGGATAGTCAACCAATGCTTCCGAGGGGATTTGATCAAAGGGAGAACAGTTTTGCTTGTA ACACATAATGTCGCATTGGCCACTCCTATTGCTGAATACATCGTCTCTCTAGCGCAGGATGGCTCAGTTAAGGCGCGCGACAATGATATAGCTATGGCCATCGCACATGATCCCGACTTGGCGAAAGAAATGGAGTTAGACGGTCAGCGATTGGACGTGGCAAATCAAGAAGTTACATCCCTTGCGAAAAAGGATACTCCAAGCAATGGAAAACTCATTATGAAGGAAGAAATAGCAGAAGGGCACGTTACCTGGAAGTCCATCAAACTGTTTCTGTCTGGATTGGGCGGAAACTACCCATTTGTGTTTTTCTCTCTGTGGTTATCGGGAAATATTCTGACTGACTGGATAACAACCCTTCAAACCTGGTTCCTTGGATACTGGGGCTCGCAGTATGAAAACCACGCACCGTCGGAAGTCCACGCATTTTA CTATCTTGCCACGTATTCCTCTCTTTTGCTCGGGGCAGCAATTATGTATACATCGGCTTACATGTATTTTATCTATGGGTCGATGAGAGCTGCGAGGGTCATAAATGCATCATTGGTTGGCTCTGTTCTTTCTAGCACGCTACG CTGGTTAGATGAAACCCCGACTGGAAGGATAATTGCCCGGTGTACTCAAGATATACGAGCCGTTGACGGTGTGGTTCCACAATCATTTGCTGATTTGACGGAATTGGCGATTTCGATGGTAACCAAGATAGGGGTTATTGTTATTTTTACACCCTTATTTTTAGCCCCGGGATTGGGAGTAGCGGCTCTGGGGTTATATCTAGGAAACATGTATCTTAAGGCTCAGCTGTCGGTGAAAAGGGAAATGAG CAACGCTCGGTCACCTCTTTTGGCTCACTTCAGTGCCGCTATTCAGGGGATAG TCTCAATCCGTGCATATAACGCACAGCAGCCTTTCAAGGCAGAATCCCTGAAACGTATTGATCACTATGTCAGGATAGCGCGCATGTCGTATAATCTGAACAGATGGATTGGAATTCGAATTGACTTACTCGGCGATATATTCACTGCTTCGTTAGCCTCTTATCTTGTGTACGGTCATGCGTTGGGAGCTGCAAACACGGGCTTCTCACTCAATCTCGCGGTGGATTTTTGCTCGATGATTTTGTGGTGGGTTAGATTTTTTAACgaatttgaagttcaagCCAACAG TCTGGAGCGTATCCAAGGATTCATTGACATCGAACATGAGCCAAAGCCTACAGAAGATGGAAAGCCACCAGCTGCATGGCCTACATCTGGAGATTTGCGAGTAGAAAATCTATCCGCTCGCTACTCACAG ACCGGTCCAAAGGTTTTACACGATTTATCATTCCATATCAAGTCTGGAGAAAGAATAGGAATAG TCGGGAGAACTGGAAGTGGAAAG AGCTCGTTGACTTTATCCCTTCTTAGATGCATAATAACAGAGGGGACGGTGTATTATGATGGTCTTGCGACAGACAAGATCAATTTGGACGCTTTGCGATCAAATATTACCATCATCCCTCAAACT CCTGAGTTGCTGAGTG GAACCCTCCGGCGCAACCTTGACCCATTTGAACAACACGGAGATGCAGTGTTGAACGATGCTCTTCGAGCAGCAGGGTTATTTTCACTCCAAGAAGAGCTTGGTGAAGCACGCCTCACGCTTGATAGTAACATTGCTAGTGCGGGCAGCAACCTCTCGGTGGGTCAAAAGCAGATTTTAGCCCTTGCTCGTGCCATGGTTAGAGGAAGTAAACTTTTAATTCTGGATGAAG CTACATCCGCCATTG ATTATACTACCGATTCAGTGATCCAGACAACGTTGAGGCACCATTTACCTCCAGATGTGACAGTCATCACGGTAGCGCATAGGCTTCAAACGATAATGGATGCAGACAAAATT GTTGAATTCGATAAGCCTCTGTCTCTTCTTAAGAAGGAAGGGAGTGTCCTCAAAGCACTAGTTGACGAAAGTGGGGATAAAGATACGCTTTATGCGATGGCAGAATCAG CAGTTACATTTTCGAAATGA
- a CDS encoding SET domain-containing protein 14, whose translation MNGLRTQPAQARRQVYVPKLDICSNCMLQSSKDGPQLRLCTGCQQAAYCSEECHRADWRKHKVQCKQTDRIIFDSFYPFLAYIAASFREPYNCAMHPALHLKVSNKIDINSQAHPLVHLEENGPSATPVFLSQDIRGTESWWPLAPSVRSMEKLWKRIANEGMLVATLLPICIALVSEIYTTSAIQPSQNTTPNRCARLNCCEKPVTDFGIVQGRAFVTGVDRLLYHLTDINYPWHGQDPDDHYRIYIRTSGNAEWYLDLGMYTFNMACVVDTAPYRKYNLAECSRTVPGYFVDKKWTKPCGAHSLLFEPKRYMSVLRDPRAHRISLSNDFGRESVADIVSMMEEIAGRRCRMHEIAYASEFLSLAIKALRQNMCTRDWVNFSPSPKVDFETDEDEEGVMDATPEKEALVRFTNRWAKKVKKGKETREHFSEVAHNLANLPQDVRLKKLGVQN comes from the exons ATGAATGGTCTCAGGACGCAACCCGCGCAGGCGCGCCGTCAGGTGTATGTCCCGAAACTGGATATCTGTTCAAATTGCATGCTTCAATCATCGAAGGATGGCCCACAATTGCGGCTATGCACTGGTTGCCAACAA GCGGCATACTGCTCAGAGGAATGCCATCGTGCAGACTGGAGAAAGCATAAGGTCCAATGTA AACAAACGGATAGGATCATTTTTGATTCTTTTTATCCATTCCTTGCGTACATAGCGGCCTCGTTCAGGGAGCCGTATAATTGTGCGATGCATCCAGCGCTTCATCTGAAGGTCTCCAACAAAATTGATATCAATTCGCAAGCACACCCTCTCGTTCATCTTGAGGAAAACGGCCCCTCCGCGACACCGGTATTTCTTTCCCAAGATATCCGTGGTACGGAAAGCTGGTGGCCACTTGCACCGTCAGTTAGAAGCATGGAGAAGCTATGGAAGCGCATTGCTAACGAAGGCATGCTTGTGGCCACTCTGCTTCCGATCTGCATCGCATTAGTCTCCGAGATCTATACAACCTCAGCAATTCAACCTTCACAAAACACTACACCCAATCGATGTGCTAGGCTAAATTGTTGCGAAAAGCCTGTCACCGACTTTGGCATTGTTCAAGGTCGCGCGTTTGTGACTGGTGTTGATAGGCTGCTGTATCACTTAACCGATATCAATTACCCATGGCACGGCCAAGACCCAGATGATCACTATAGAATCTATATCAGAACATCGGGAAATGCAGAGTGGTATCTGGATCTGGGCATGTATACGTTCAACATGGCATGTGTGGTTGACACGGCTCCATACCGCAAGTATAATCTAGCCGAGTGCAGCAGGACTGTCCCAGGGTACTTTGTTGACAAGAAGTGGACCAAACCTTGTGGTGCGCACAGCCTGTTATTCGAACCTAAACGTTACATGTCTGTTCTCCGGGACCCAAGAGCACATCGTATCTCCCTGTCGAACGATTTTGGACGGGAATCTGTGGCTGACATCGTATCGATGATGGAAGAAATCGCTGGGAGAAGGTGCCGCATGCATGAAATTGCATATGCAAGCGAATTTCTGTCTTTGGCTATCAAGGCGCTGCGACAGAACATGTGCACAAGGGACTGGGTAAACTTTTCTCCATCGCCCAAAGTAGATTTTGAGacggatgaagatgaagaaggtgTTATGGATGCGACTCCAGAAAAGGAGGCCCTGGTACGTTTCACCAATCGCTGGGCAAAGAAAGtgaagaagggaaaggaaacCCGAGAGCACTTCAGTGAAGTAGCTCATAACTTAGCGAACTTGCCACAGGATGTCAGGTTAAAAAAGTTAGGCGTTCAGAACTAA